The following are from one region of the Phycisphaeraceae bacterium genome:
- the speB gene encoding agmatinase, with protein MSSEPQKTTSATRMIDTRTSPRFAGVCTFCRYPRLEDVLAAEPGAPIDWALYGVPYDSGVTYRPGARFGPRAIRDASAYVKRYSIEHGVDVPGVLSLADAGDAPVRPFHPVETLEGVVAWAAALGDASTRLLAVGGDHSVAYANIEATWRKFGGGAGGGLALVHFDSHLDTVESVWGERWSHASPFIRAIESGLIDPKAMISIGIKGPLNSASDLEYAREHGVTIITRGEWDARGAAALAAFVRAAADRPTYVTFDIDVVDPAFAPGTGTPSIGGFSSSQVLSILRSLAGLNIVGADVVEVLPDRDIAQNTALLAGHVIFEILALDAVRRAGRAGRAGGGGGR; from the coding sequence ATGAGTTCAGAGCCCCAGAAGACGACCAGCGCGACACGCATGATCGACACCCGCACCAGCCCGCGCTTTGCCGGGGTGTGTACGTTCTGCCGCTATCCGCGGCTCGAGGATGTGCTCGCGGCCGAGCCCGGCGCCCCCATCGACTGGGCCCTCTACGGCGTGCCCTATGACAGCGGCGTGACCTACCGGCCCGGGGCACGCTTCGGGCCGCGGGCGATTCGCGATGCGTCGGCGTATGTCAAGCGGTATTCGATCGAGCACGGGGTCGATGTGCCCGGCGTGCTGAGCCTGGCCGATGCGGGCGATGCGCCGGTGCGGCCGTTTCATCCTGTCGAGACGCTCGAAGGGGTCGTAGCGTGGGCGGCGGCGCTGGGCGATGCGAGCACGCGGCTGCTGGCGGTCGGCGGCGATCACTCGGTGGCCTACGCGAACATCGAGGCGACGTGGAGAAAGTTCGGCGGGGGCGCCGGGGGCGGGCTGGCGCTGGTCCACTTCGACAGCCACCTCGACACCGTCGAGAGCGTGTGGGGCGAGCGGTGGAGCCACGCCTCGCCGTTCATCCGCGCGATCGAGAGCGGGCTGATCGACCCCAAGGCGATGATCTCGATCGGGATCAAGGGGCCGCTCAACAGCGCGAGCGATCTCGAGTATGCCCGCGAGCACGGCGTGACGATCATCACGCGCGGCGAGTGGGACGCACGCGGGGCGGCGGCGCTGGCTGCGTTCGTGCGCGCGGCGGCTGATCGCCCGACGTATGTGACGTTCGACATCGACGTGGTCGATCCGGCGTTCGCGCCGGGCACGGGGACGCCGAGCATCGGAGGCTTCAGTTCGAGCCAGGTGCTCTCGATTCTGCGATCGCTGGCGGGGCTCAACATCGTCGGGGCCGATGTGGTCGAGGTGCTGCCTGATCGGGATATCGCGCAGAACACGGCGCTGCTGGCGGGGCATGTGATCTTTGAGATCCTGGCCCTTGACGCTGTGCGGCGGGCGGGGCGGGCGGGGCGGGCTGGGGGCGGCGGGGGCCGCTAG